The Mucilaginibacter yixingensis genome window below encodes:
- a CDS encoding MFS transporter has protein sequence MTDISTQKASRNVIFLVLVASLGYFVDIYDLLIFSIVRVKSLTDIGVSASEIKAQGTFIINVQMFGLLLGGILWGVLGDKLGRIKVLFGSILLYSIANFLNGFVHSVNMYALVRFVAGVGLAGELGAGITLVSETMSKEKRGYGTMIVAVVGLFGAVLANLVAKQFGWQKAYFVGGGLGILLLLLRMGTFESGMFKNAERSDVSRGNFFMLFTNGKRFLKYLYCILIGAPLWYVVGVLVTLSPEFGKALGAPQPLNAGDGVLYTYIGISVGDLIAGFIAQITKSRKITMVIFLLGSVICVAYYLNAKGITTSHFNWLCFIMGISVGYWATFVTIASEQFGTNLRATVTTTVPNFVRGALIPINGAFTYFTVKYGWIQSGYIMMILLTVLALFSLSQLKESFGKDLDYIEGMS, from the coding sequence ATGACAGATATTTCTACTCAAAAAGCATCGCGTAATGTGATCTTCCTGGTACTGGTGGCCTCGCTGGGTTACTTTGTTGATATTTATGACCTGCTGATCTTCTCTATTGTTCGCGTAAAAAGTTTAACGGATATAGGGGTATCTGCGTCTGAAATTAAAGCACAGGGCACATTTATTATTAATGTGCAAATGTTTGGACTGTTACTGGGCGGTATTCTATGGGGCGTGCTTGGCGATAAATTGGGCCGTATCAAGGTATTGTTCGGTTCTATCTTATTATACTCTATAGCTAATTTTCTTAATGGGTTTGTGCATAGCGTTAACATGTATGCCCTTGTGCGTTTTGTGGCAGGCGTTGGACTGGCTGGCGAGCTTGGCGCCGGCATTACCCTGGTTAGCGAAACCATGAGTAAGGAGAAACGTGGTTATGGTACCATGATTGTTGCTGTTGTAGGCTTATTCGGTGCGGTGCTGGCTAATTTAGTTGCTAAACAGTTTGGTTGGCAAAAAGCCTACTTTGTTGGCGGTGGTCTGGGTATATTATTGCTGCTGCTGCGCATGGGGACTTTTGAGTCTGGCATGTTTAAAAACGCAGAACGGTCTGACGTATCTCGTGGTAACTTCTTTATGTTGTTTACAAACGGCAAACGCTTCCTTAAATATCTTTACTGCATATTAATAGGTGCGCCGCTTTGGTATGTGGTGGGCGTATTGGTTACACTATCGCCCGAGTTTGGTAAAGCGCTGGGTGCTCCGCAGCCACTTAATGCCGGCGACGGCGTTTTATATACCTATATCGGTATCTCAGTAGGCGATTTAATTGCAGGTTTCATTGCACAGATCACTAAGTCTCGTAAAATTACCATGGTGATCTTCCTACTGGGGTCAGTTATTTGCGTGGCTTATTATCTAAACGCTAAAGGAATTACAACCAGTCATTTCAACTGGCTGTGTTTTATTATGGGCATTAGTGTAGGCTATTGGGCCACATTTGTTACCATTGCCTCAGAGCAATTTGGTACTAATTTGCGCGCTACGGTAACTACTACGGTACCTAACTTTGTGCGCGGCGCGCTTATCCCTATCAACGGTGCTTTTACTTATTTTACCGTTAAATATGGCTGGATACAAAGCGGTTATATTATGATGATATTGCTTACCGTCCTTGCTTTATTCTCGCTAAGCCAGCTTAAAGAAAGCTTTGGCAAGGATCTGGATTACATAGAGGGGATGAGTTAA
- the mqnE gene encoding aminofutalosine synthase MqnE: MSVPDKFEVLLNDPHLAPELKAVAQKVLRSERITFDEGVLLYEKGELGYLGVLANHIRERKHGDKTYFNRNFHIEPTNLCVYDCKFCSYSRLIKERSEGWEYTMDDMLRMVTNYDNEPVTEVHIVGGVLPQYDMQFYMELFSRIKAHRPELHVKALTPVEYHYIFKKAKVDYATGMRMMKEAGLESMPGGGAEIFHEEIRDQIAKDKCNAEQWLQIHEEWHKLGARSNATMLYGHIEQYWHRVDHMERLRELQDRTGGFQTFIPLKFRNKDNQMSNVPEVSVIEDLRNYAIARIYLDNFDHIKAYWAMISRNTAQLSLNFGVDDIDGTLDDTTKIYSMAGAEEQHPGMSTRELVELIKQVGRHPIERDTLYNVITDYNNFEFPEEVKPQFYKLPVIN; this comes from the coding sequence ATGAGTGTGCCAGATAAATTTGAGGTGCTGTTAAATGACCCGCATTTAGCGCCCGAGCTGAAGGCGGTTGCTCAAAAAGTACTCCGCAGTGAACGTATTACCTTTGACGAGGGCGTTCTGTTATATGAAAAAGGCGAACTGGGTTACCTGGGCGTTTTAGCCAACCACATCCGCGAGCGGAAGCATGGCGATAAAACCTATTTCAACCGTAACTTCCATATTGAGCCGACCAATCTTTGCGTTTACGATTGCAAGTTTTGCTCTTACTCGCGTCTGATCAAAGAACGATCAGAAGGGTGGGAGTATACTATGGATGATATGTTGCGCATGGTAACCAACTACGATAACGAGCCCGTTACCGAGGTACATATAGTAGGTGGCGTATTGCCGCAGTATGATATGCAGTTCTATATGGAACTATTCAGTCGTATTAAGGCGCATCGCCCGGAATTGCATGTAAAAGCCCTGACCCCGGTTGAATACCATTACATTTTCAAGAAAGCCAAAGTAGATTATGCTACCGGTATGCGCATGATGAAAGAAGCCGGACTGGAATCAATGCCGGGCGGTGGTGCGGAGATTTTCCATGAGGAAATCCGCGATCAGATTGCTAAAGATAAATGTAACGCCGAGCAATGGCTGCAGATCCATGAAGAGTGGCATAAACTGGGCGCACGCTCTAATGCTACCATGCTTTATGGCCATATTGAGCAGTATTGGCACCGGGTAGACCACATGGAGCGCCTGCGCGAGTTGCAGGATCGTACCGGTGGTTTCCAAACGTTCATTCCGCTGAAATTCAGAAATAAGGATAACCAGATGTCTAATGTGCCGGAGGTTTCGGTAATTGAAGACCTGCGTAACTACGCCATTGCACGTATTTACCTGGATAACTTTGACCATATCAAAGCTTACTGGGCAATGATCAGCCGCAATACTGCTCAGCTTTCTTTAAACTTTGGGGTTGATGATATTGACGGCACACTGGACGATACCACCAAGATCTACAGCATGGCTGGTGCCGAAGAGCAGCACCCGGGCATGAGTACCCGCGAACTGGTTGAACTGATTAAACAAGTTGGTCGCCACCCGATAGAACGCGATACCTTATATAATGTAATTACCGATTACAATAACTTTGAGTTTCCTGAAGAAGTGAAGCCGCAGTTTTATAAGTTGCCGGTAATTAATTAG
- the hemF gene encoding oxygen-dependent coproporphyrinogen oxidase yields MNIDRNKIAEDYKTIQDEICAALENLDGHVAFEEELWEREGGGGGRTRVIQNGKILEKGGVNFSAVHGHLPDVVKRSLNVEQDDFFATGVSIVIHPNHPLVPIIHMNIRYFEMPSSFHNGGEPVRWFGGGIDLTPHYVFDEDARFFHQQLKDVCSKYSPEFYPRFKQWADNYFFIKHRQETRGIGGIFYDRLTANEDLSWSDIFEFSKALGRSFIPTYTELVNRNRNKSFTAEQQEWQYVRRSRYAEFNLVYDAGTKFGLETNGRIESILMSLPPTAKWFYNYQAEDGSEEARTLSLLKKGIDWV; encoded by the coding sequence ATGAATATTGACAGAAATAAGATTGCCGAAGACTATAAAACCATACAGGACGAGATTTGTGCTGCACTTGAAAACCTTGACGGGCACGTTGCTTTTGAAGAAGAGCTGTGGGAACGTGAGGGCGGCGGCGGTGGCCGTACCCGTGTGATACAGAATGGAAAGATACTGGAGAAAGGCGGTGTAAACTTTTCGGCAGTACACGGTCATTTGCCCGATGTGGTAAAACGTTCACTCAATGTAGAGCAGGATGACTTTTTTGCTACCGGTGTATCTATCGTTATTCATCCCAATCATCCGTTGGTGCCTATTATTCACATGAATATCCGGTACTTTGAGATGCCCTCATCATTCCATAATGGCGGTGAGCCGGTGCGCTGGTTTGGTGGGGGTATAGATCTAACACCGCATTATGTTTTTGACGAAGACGCACGTTTCTTCCATCAGCAATTGAAAGATGTGTGCAGCAAATATAGTCCGGAGTTTTATCCGCGCTTTAAGCAATGGGCTGACAATTATTTCTTTATTAAACATCGCCAGGAAACCCGCGGGATTGGTGGCATCTTTTATGATCGTCTGACTGCAAATGAAGATCTGAGTTGGTCGGATATTTTTGAGTTTTCTAAAGCATTAGGTCGCTCGTTCATCCCAACCTATACGGAACTGGTGAACCGCAACCGCAATAAGAGCTTCACGGCCGAGCAACAGGAGTGGCAATACGTACGCCGCAGCCGCTACGCCGAGTTTAACCTCGTCTATGATGCCGGTACCAAATTCGGCTTGGAAACAAATGGTCGTATTGAATCAATACTGATGAGCTTGCCGCCAACTGCCAAATGGTTCTACAATTACCAGGCTGAGGACGGGAGCGAAGAGGCCCGCACTTTGTCGCTACTAAAAAAGGGCATCGACTGGGTTTAA
- a CDS encoding menaquinone biosynthetic enzyme MqnA/MqnD family protein: MKNIRISAVSYTNTQPFIYGINHTDIINKIDLSLDIPADCAQKLIDDKVDIGLIPVAATINMPYWEIVSDYCIGAEGPVNSVFIFSKLPITEVTSIQLDPESRSSNNLARVLMQNYWKVAPQQLVNASDYANPADEQTAFVQIGDRTFGKKEQYPYVYDLAEEWIKFTGLPFVFAAWIANKPISKEFTEEFNTSLKYGLDHREVVIDRLPARDDFDYRDYLLHKLDFLLTDKKREALNLFLNYIKKLH; the protein is encoded by the coding sequence TTGAAAAACATACGCATTTCGGCTGTGAGTTATACCAATACGCAGCCATTTATCTATGGTATTAACCATACCGATATCATTAATAAAATAGACCTGAGCCTGGATATTCCGGCAGATTGTGCCCAAAAACTGATTGATGATAAGGTTGATATCGGTCTGATCCCGGTTGCTGCCACCATCAATATGCCTTATTGGGAAATTGTATCTGATTATTGCATAGGAGCAGAGGGGCCTGTTAACTCCGTATTTATCTTCAGCAAGCTGCCGATAACAGAGGTGACGTCTATCCAGCTTGATCCTGAATCACGTTCTTCTAACAACCTGGCGCGCGTACTGATGCAAAACTATTGGAAGGTAGCGCCCCAGCAGCTGGTTAATGCGTCTGACTATGCCAATCCCGCCGATGAACAAACCGCCTTTGTACAGATAGGCGATCGCACCTTCGGCAAGAAAGAACAATACCCTTATGTGTATGATCTGGCCGAAGAATGGATTAAGTTTACAGGTTTGCCATTTGTATTTGCGGCGTGGATTGCCAACAAGCCAATCTCTAAAGAATTTACCGAAGAGTTTAACACTTCTTTAAAGTACGGGCTGGATCATCGCGAGGTGGTAATTGACCGTTTGCCTGCCCGTGACGACTTTGATTATCGCGACTATTTGCTGCATAAATTAGACTTCTTACTTACCGATAAAAAGCGTGAGGCCTTGAATTTATTTCTTAATTACATAAAAAAGTTACATTGA
- a CDS encoding cold-shock protein translates to MKTGKVKWFNTQKGFGFIITEEGKDLFVHFKDVAGGVNAIKDNDNVEYEVEEGRKGPQAVRVKKV, encoded by the coding sequence ATGAAAACTGGAAAAGTAAAATGGTTTAACACGCAAAAGGGCTTCGGTTTTATTATAACCGAAGAAGGTAAAGATCTTTTTGTACACTTTAAAGACGTTGCCGGTGGTGTAAATGCCATTAAAGACAATGACAACGTTGAATATGAAGTTGAAGAAGGCCGTAAAGGTCCGCAAGCTGTTAGAGTAAAAAAAGTATAA
- a CDS encoding lipopolysaccharide assembly protein LapB: MINRKLIFPVAILLFTSSTAFCQTEVLKGVVNSLAYYNKQKDLKFLANAKKTVDSLIVTKKDSANTEKSVYKAVVYSAIAYTDSTNKLNNPPTFLAKTSDLVDRLAASKKTFKYVPELDFAKRCLANTYLRNGFNQMHKSDYANSLTSFKKAQVYAPHFRQLNGYIAYVNSKLGNKEEAAKYYDILLGTDTMKTQYVQAAVSTFKSVGDTSKALQILKKGRKALPNDRVLLLEEANIYNNRKDYRSLMPLLPALLDNYPNNADVAFIAASCYDNLNDYDKAESMYLHTIELNKTSYDPVFNLGLLYLKESTLKKDKEADNLQRAAQWLEKANEISPYETKCLNLLQLVYTKSNNTEQLNKVNNKLKQLTN, encoded by the coding sequence ATGATTAACCGTAAATTAATTTTTCCGGTAGCCATATTACTGTTTACTTCATCCACCGCCTTCTGCCAAACAGAAGTGCTGAAGGGTGTAGTAAACAGTTTGGCTTATTACAATAAGCAGAAAGACCTTAAATTTTTAGCCAATGCTAAAAAAACGGTCGACAGCCTGATCGTTACCAAAAAAGATTCGGCTAACACAGAGAAAAGCGTATATAAAGCAGTGGTCTACTCGGCCATTGCTTATACTGATTCTACTAATAAGCTTAACAATCCACCTACCTTCCTGGCCAAAACATCAGATCTGGTTGACAGGCTTGCCGCCAGCAAGAAGACATTTAAATATGTACCTGAGTTAGATTTTGCAAAGCGTTGTTTAGCAAATACTTATTTGCGCAATGGTTTTAATCAGATGCACAAGTCTGACTACGCTAACTCGCTTACATCATTTAAAAAAGCCCAGGTTTATGCACCGCATTTCAGGCAATTAAATGGCTATATAGCCTATGTTAACAGTAAGTTAGGCAACAAGGAAGAGGCCGCGAAATATTATGATATTTTGCTGGGTACAGATACCATGAAAACCCAATACGTACAGGCGGCTGTAAGTACATTTAAGTCTGTAGGTGATACCAGCAAAGCGTTGCAGATATTAAAAAAGGGGAGGAAGGCGCTGCCTAATGACCGTGTTTTGTTACTTGAAGAAGCTAATATTTACAACAACCGTAAAGATTACAGATCTTTAATGCCTTTGTTACCTGCGTTACTTGACAATTACCCCAATAATGCTGATGTTGCGTTTATAGCGGCTAGCTGCTATGATAATCTGAATGATTATGATAAGGCTGAGTCTATGTACCTGCATACTATTGAGTTAAACAAAACTTCATACGATCCGGTATTTAATTTGGGGCTGCTTTATTTAAAAGAAAGTACCCTGAAAAAGGATAAAGAGGCTGATAATTTGCAACGCGCTGCGCAGTGGCTTGAAAAAGCAAATGAAATATCTCCGTATGAAACCAAGTGTTTAAATTTACTGCAGCTGGTATACACCAAATCAAACAATACAGAGCAACTAAACAAGGTAAACAACAAACTAAAACAGTTAACCAATTGA
- a CDS encoding histidine phosphatase family protein, whose amino-acid sequence MIKKILYIVRHGQTDFNKQGIVQGRGINTELNAEGRLQASLFFDAYKDVAFDKIYISELQRTQQSIQQFIDLGIPYQKLAGLDELAWGIYEGQESTPETKAAFLKIMRHWTAGELDEKFEGGESPNEVQARQEKAIEVIMSRPEEKTVLVCMHGRAMRLLLCWLTGVPLSQMEDFPHQNLILYKLAWDGERFEIIDFNNSIHLHNH is encoded by the coding sequence ATGATAAAAAAAATACTTTACATAGTACGCCACGGCCAGACAGACTTTAACAAACAAGGTATTGTACAGGGGCGTGGTATCAATACCGAACTTAACGCCGAAGGCCGCCTGCAGGCCAGCCTTTTCTTTGATGCTTACAAGGATGTAGCTTTTGATAAGATCTACATTTCAGAATTGCAGCGTACGCAACAGAGCATCCAACAGTTTATTGATCTGGGTATCCCTTACCAGAAGTTGGCAGGTTTAGACGAGTTAGCCTGGGGTATTTATGAAGGCCAGGAGAGCACACCGGAAACAAAAGCCGCTTTCCTGAAAATTATGCGCCATTGGACGGCCGGTGAACTGGACGAAAAGTTTGAAGGCGGCGAAAGCCCTAACGAAGTACAAGCCCGTCAGGAAAAGGCTATTGAAGTGATCATGAGTCGCCCGGAAGAAAAGACCGTTTTGGTTTGTATGCACGGTCGCGCTATGCGTTTGCTGCTATGCTGGTTAACCGGTGTGCCGCTGAGCCAAATGGAAGACTTTCCGCATCAAAACCTCATCCTGTACAAGTTAGCCTGGGATGGCGAGCGTTTCGAGATCATCGACTTTAATAATTCTATACATCTGCATAACCACTAA
- the gyrA gene encoding DNA gyrase subunit A translates to MAEDNGNDNSRKEDRIIPINIDEEMRSAYIDYSMSVIVSRALPDVRDGLKPVHRRVLYGMLDLGLASNKPYKKSARIVGEVLGKYHPHGDTSVYDAMVRMAQDWSLRYPFVEGQGNYGSIDGDQPAAMRYTEARLQKVAEEMLADINKDTIDYQLNFDDSLEEPTVLPSKIPNLLVNGASGIAVGMATNMAPHNLTEVVEATLAYIDDRAIEISDLMKHIKGPDFPTGGIIYGYEGAKAAFETGRGRIVVRARAEIETYGSDRERIIVTEIPYQVNKSVMIERTAELIEEKKLEGISAIRDESNREGIRVVYEIKRDANALIVLNNLYKYTSLQTSFSVNNIALVHGRPMLLNLKDLIHYFVEHRHEVVIRRTKYELAEAEKRAHILEGLLIALDHLDEVIQLIRSSNTPEEARDGLMTKFGLSEIQARAILDMTLRRLTGLERDKIKDEYAELVKLIDELKGILADEGLRMQIIRDELNEVKDKFGDERKTEMVYSSAEMQTEDFIEDEDVVITISHEGYIKRTPLTEYRRQGRGGKGSLGSNSRDEDFIEHLLIASNHNYMLFFTEAGRCFWLRVFEIPEGTRTSKGRAIQNIINIPKEEKIKAFIKLLSLKDQEYLENNFIMMCTAKGTIKKTSLEAYSRPRANGINAININEGDTLLEAVLTTGSSEIVMALKSGRAIRFNESTVRPMGRTATGVRGIWIDDENPNDEVVGMISINDPSTTVLVVSEKGYGKRTDIDDYRVTNRGGKGVKTLSITEKTGNLVAIKGVTDSEDLMIINKSGIIIRIAISELRVMGRATQGVRLISLKDNDEIASVANVPQDEEEEKQEGAENGENTAEGEGNTDAPADDAPQA, encoded by the coding sequence ATGGCTGAAGACAACGGAAACGATAATTCGCGGAAAGAAGACAGAATAATTCCCATAAATATTGATGAAGAAATGCGATCGGCTTATATCGATTATTCGATGTCGGTTATCGTATCTCGTGCATTACCCGATGTGCGCGACGGCTTGAAACCAGTTCACCGCCGTGTACTTTACGGTATGCTTGATCTGGGTTTGGCCAGTAACAAGCCCTATAAAAAATCTGCCCGTATTGTGGGTGAGGTACTGGGTAAGTACCACCCGCACGGCGATACTTCTGTATATGACGCCATGGTGCGTATGGCGCAGGATTGGAGCTTACGTTACCCATTTGTTGAAGGACAGGGTAACTACGGTTCTATTGATGGTGACCAGCCAGCGGCAATGCGTTATACAGAGGCCAGGCTGCAAAAAGTGGCCGAAGAAATGCTGGCCGATATCAATAAAGATACCATTGATTACCAGCTGAACTTTGACGACTCGTTAGAGGAGCCAACCGTATTGCCCAGTAAAATACCTAACCTGCTGGTAAACGGGGCATCGGGTATTGCGGTAGGTATGGCTACCAATATGGCACCACATAACCTGACTGAGGTAGTTGAAGCCACACTGGCTTATATAGATGACCGCGCTATTGAGATCTCTGACCTGATGAAACACATCAAGGGGCCAGATTTCCCTACAGGCGGTATTATTTATGGTTACGAAGGCGCTAAAGCAGCTTTTGAAACCGGTCGTGGCCGTATTGTAGTACGTGCCCGTGCAGAGATTGAAACTTATGGCAGCGACCGTGAGCGCATTATTGTTACCGAGATTCCTTACCAGGTGAACAAATCGGTAATGATTGAGCGTACTGCAGAGCTGATTGAAGAGAAGAAACTGGAAGGTATTTCGGCTATTCGTGATGAGTCTAACCGCGAGGGTATCCGCGTGGTTTATGAGATAAAGCGCGATGCCAATGCCCTGATCGTTCTGAATAACCTTTATAAATATACATCGCTGCAAACTTCATTCAGCGTTAACAACATTGCACTGGTACATGGCCGTCCAATGTTGCTGAACCTGAAAGACCTGATCCATTATTTTGTGGAGCACCGTCATGAGGTAGTGATCCGTCGTACTAAGTACGAGCTGGCTGAAGCCGAAAAACGCGCCCACATCTTGGAAGGTTTGCTGATTGCGTTGGATCACCTGGATGAGGTTATTCAATTGATTCGCAGCTCAAACACGCCGGAAGAGGCCCGCGATGGTTTGATGACCAAGTTTGGTTTGAGCGAGATACAAGCCCGTGCGATTCTGGATATGACGTTGCGCCGTTTAACCGGTCTGGAACGTGACAAGATTAAAGATGAGTATGCCGAGCTGGTTAAACTGATTGATGAATTAAAAGGTATTCTGGCAGATGAAGGCCTGCGTATGCAGATCATCAGAGATGAACTGAACGAGGTTAAAGATAAATTTGGCGATGAGCGTAAAACCGAAATGGTTTACTCATCTGCCGAAATGCAAACCGAAGACTTTATTGAAGACGAGGATGTGGTGATCACCATATCGCACGAGGGTTACATCAAGCGTACTCCGTTGACAGAATATCGTCGTCAGGGTCGTGGTGGTAAAGGTTCATTGGGCAGCAACAGCCGCGATGAAGACTTTATTGAGCACTTGCTCATCGCCTCAAACCACAACTACATGTTGTTCTTTACAGAGGCGGGCCGTTGTTTCTGGCTTCGTGTGTTTGAGATCCCAGAAGGTACCCGTACTTCAAAAGGCCGTGCCATCCAGAACATCATCAATATTCCGAAAGAAGAAAAGATCAAAGCGTTCATCAAACTGTTGTCGCTTAAAGATCAGGAATACCTGGAGAACAACTTTATCATGATGTGTACCGCTAAAGGTACCATCAAGAAAACTTCGCTTGAAGCTTATTCTCGTCCGCGTGCCAATGGTATCAATGCCATCAATATCAATGAGGGTGATACCTTGTTAGAAGCGGTATTAACTACCGGCAGCAGCGAGATTGTAATGGCGCTGAAATCAGGTCGCGCTATTCGCTTTAACGAGTCAACTGTGCGTCCGATGGGCCGTACTGCAACCGGCGTTCGTGGTATCTGGATTGATGACGAGAACCCGAATGATGAGGTAGTAGGTATGATCAGCATTAATGATCCGAGCACTACTGTGCTGGTGGTTTCAGAAAAAGGTTACGGTAAACGTACTGATATTGATGACTATCGCGTTACTAACCGTGGCGGTAAAGGTGTAAAAACCCTCAGCATAACTGAAAAAACCGGAAACCTTGTAGCCATTAAAGGTGTTACAGATAGTGAAGATCTGATGATCATCAACAAATCAGGTATCATTATCCGTATCGCTATCAGTGAATTAAGGGTAATGGGCCGTGCAACGCAAGGTGTGCGCCTGATATCGCTGAAAGACAATGACGAAATCGCATCGGTAGCAAACGTTCCGCAGGATGAGGAGGAAGAGAAACAGGAGGGAGCCGAAAACGGTGAGAACACCGCAGAAGGAGAGGGTAATACCGACGCACCTGCAGACGACGCGCCACAAGCATAA
- a CDS encoding lipopolysaccharide assembly protein LapB produces the protein MKIKFVMTGLLGLVAVSAFAQKSELNNAQETYNKYETLRGSKSLAAPLLVQAKASIDKAAANDKTSALPQTIALKGIIYASAAVADTVPTTSVPLFTTAEESLKKAKEVDTKGDYKKMIDAGYSLLAQYQLNKGIKEYGNKQYDLAYKSFDYYRTVMPEDTIAIYYTGLAAANAKNWDAAITNYNKLLTTPFKGKERAYQELSGFQLAKQTKADTLAAIKTLEDASTKYPSNADISKTIVELNLQMGRQQEVISKVEKAIANDPKNKTLYYYSGLTYSEIADDASQKLAKAPAAQQAALTKTRDENLAKAQDMYKKALEIDPNYFEANLNMGYVLITPAIDLYNYARKLDVKKQKEYDASMAKANTMFDAAKPFLQKAVELNPKSVSALTNLRTYYLGKNDMANATKIKQQLDALQSGK, from the coding sequence ATGAAAATTAAATTTGTAATGACCGGCCTGTTGGGGTTAGTCGCCGTTTCTGCTTTCGCGCAAAAATCAGAACTAAACAACGCGCAGGAAACTTATAATAAATACGAAACCTTAAGAGGTAGCAAGAGCCTTGCTGCACCATTGCTGGTTCAGGCAAAAGCTTCAATTGATAAGGCTGCCGCTAACGATAAAACATCAGCATTACCACAAACTATCGCGCTAAAAGGTATTATTTATGCTTCAGCGGCTGTGGCTGATACGGTGCCGACAACCTCAGTTCCGTTGTTTACAACCGCAGAGGAAAGCCTGAAAAAAGCTAAAGAGGTAGATACCAAAGGTGACTACAAAAAGATGATTGATGCCGGATACTCGCTTTTGGCTCAATATCAACTAAACAAAGGCATTAAAGAATACGGCAATAAGCAATATGATCTGGCTTATAAATCATTTGATTACTACCGTACTGTTATGCCAGAAGATACCATTGCTATTTACTACACTGGTTTGGCTGCTGCCAACGCAAAAAACTGGGATGCCGCAATTACCAACTATAACAAGTTGTTAACCACGCCATTTAAAGGAAAGGAGAGGGCCTACCAGGAACTTTCTGGCTTTCAATTGGCCAAACAAACAAAGGCTGATACCTTAGCGGCCATTAAAACACTGGAAGACGCCTCAACTAAATATCCAAGCAATGCTGATATCAGCAAAACTATTGTTGAGCTAAACCTGCAAATGGGCAGACAACAGGAGGTTATTTCTAAAGTTGAAAAAGCTATCGCTAACGATCCTAAAAACAAGACTTTATACTACTACAGCGGTTTAACTTATTCTGAAATTGCTGATGATGCATCTCAGAAATTGGCTAAGGCGCCAGCTGCACAACAAGCTGCGTTAACCAAAACCCGCGACGAAAACCTGGCTAAAGCTCAGGATATGTACAAAAAAGCCCTGGAGATTGATCCAAACTATTTTGAGGCAAATCTGAACATGGGCTATGTGCTGATTACTCCGGCAATTGATCTGTACAACTACGCCAGAAAGCTGGATGTTAAAAAACAAAAAGAATACGATGCATCTATGGCTAAAGCAAACACCATGTTTGACGCCGCTAAACCATTTTTGCAGAAAGCTGTAGAGCTTAATCCAAAATCTGTAAGCGCATTAACTAACCTGCGCACTTATTACCTGGGTAAAAACGATATGGCTAACGCTACTAAGATTAAACAACAACTGGATGCACTGCAATCAGGTAAATAA